A window of Conger conger chromosome 13, fConCon1.1, whole genome shotgun sequence contains these coding sequences:
- the dlc gene encoding delta-like protein C, translating to MAYLILTCFLALVSTQLVESSGVFELKVHSFSSNHNVCRRSRDCQIFFRVCLKHSQDVISPEPPCTYGTGLTEIFRADQSAIASSAPIKVPFHFKWPGTFSLIIEAWNADSTEQSTDNHNNLISRIATRRRLAVGEDWSQDVNFADQSKLHYSYHVVCDEHYYGDSCSNYCRPRNDTFGHYTCDGAGNRVCLTGWEGQYCSEPICSSGCSDKHGYCESPGECKCRLGWEGPLCDECMRYPGCLHGTCGQPWQCNCKEGWGGLFCNQDLNYCTNHKPCRNGATCTNTGQGSYTCACRPGFSGSNCEIETNECDSNPCKNGGSCNDMENDYSCTCPQGFYGKNCEISAMTCADGPCFNGGTCVEKISGGYSCRCPHGYMGSNCEKKLDRCSNNPCSNGGQCLDLGHSVLCRCRPGFTGHRCEINIDDCASNPCRNAGTCVDGANDYTCTCTLGYTGKDCAVRSDACSLYPCQNGGTCFTHFSGPVCQCPAGFMGTRCEFSLQATETKGFPVALAVSFALGLITLTLVVCAAVYILRQMRRGRKGLAASVRNDLDTVNNRASPFPREKEAFLIPGGPYKVSNKDAELSASEVASKNSGYRPKPKDYNLSEEERKSKTKMEQRKSETSILVPSLSFPKEGLYHPVYIIPEQMDQCVFATEV from the exons ATGGCTTATCTGATATTAACCTGTTTTTTGGCTCTAGTATCAACACAACTG GTTGAATCGTCCGGGGTGTTTGAACTGAAAGTGCACTCATTTAGCAGCAATCACAATGTTTGCAGAAGGTCCAGAGACTGTCAGATCTTTTTCCGAGTGTGTCTCAAGCACTCGCAGGATGTCATTTCGCCCGAGCCACCTTGCACCTACGGGACCGGTCTGACAGAAATCTTCCGCGCTGATCAGAGCGCCATCGCCAGTAGCGCGCCCATCAAGGTTCCCTTTCACTTCAAGTGGCCG GGTACTTTCTCGCTAATCATCGAAGCCTGGAACGCCGACTCAACTGAACAGTCTACAG ATAACCACAACAATCTGATTAGTCGCATAGCTACCCGTAGGAGACTAGCCGTTGGCGAAGACTGGTCCCAGGACGTCAATTTCGCAGATCAAAGCAAACTGCATTATTCGTATCACGTTGTGTGTGACGAGCATTACTACGGCGACAGCTGTTCCAACTACTGCCGGCCTCGTAACGACACCTTCGGACACTATACCTGTGACGGCGCTGGAAACAGAGTCTGTCTCACTGGCTGGGAAGGACAGTACTGTTCTGAAC CCATCTGCTCGTCTGGCTGTAGCGACAAGCACGGTTACTGCGAGTCCCCAGGCGAGTGCAAGTGCCGCCTCGGGTGGGAAGGCCCGCTGTGCGACGAGTGTATGCGTTACCCCGGCTGCCTGCATGGCACTTGCGGGCAGCCATGGCAGTGCAACTGCAAGGAAGGCTGGGGCGGACTGTTCTGCAACCAGGACCTGAACTACTGCACCAACCACAAGCCATGCAGGAACGGCGCAACCTGCACCAACACCGGCCAGGGAAGCTACACCTGCGCCTGCCGCCCCGGATTCAGCGGCAGCAACTGCGAAATCGAGACCAACGAGTGCGACAGCAACCCATGCAAGAACGGCGGAAGTTGTAAT GATATGGAAAACGATTACTCCTGTACCTGCCCCCAAGGCTTCTACGGAAAGAACTGCGAAATTAGCGCCATGACCTGCGCTGATGGGCCCTGCTTCAACGGCGGAACCTGCGTGGAGAAAATAAGCGGAGGCTACTCCTGTCGCTGCCCCCATGGCTACATGGGCTCCAACTGTGAGAAGAAACTGGACCGCTGCAGCAACAACCCCTGCTCAAACG GTGGTCAGTGCCTGGACCTTGGGCACAGCGTGTTGTGTCGCTGCCGCCCTGGCTTCACCGGGCATCGTTGCGAGATAAACATCGACGACTGCGCCAGCAACCCCTGCCGCAACGCCGGCACCTGTGTGGACGGTGCCAACGactacacctgcacctgcaccctGGGCTACACCGGCAAGGACTGCGCGGTGCGCTCGGACGCCTGCAGCCTCTACCCCTGCCAGAACGGAGGCACCTGCTTCACGCACTTCTCCGGGCCCGTCTGCCAGTGCCCCGCTGGCTTCATGGGCACGCGCTGCGAGTTCAGCCTCCAGGCCACCGAGACCAAGGGCTTCCCTGTGGCGCTGGCCGTCTCCTTCGCCCTGGGCCTCATCACGCTGACCCTGGTGGTGTGCGCCGCCGTTTACATCCTGCGGCAGATGCGGCGGGGACGCAAGGGCCTGGCGGCCTCCGTGCGCAACGATCTGGACACCGTCAACAACCGGGCCTCGCCCTTCCCCCGGGAGAAGGAGGCCTTCCTCATCCCTGGAGGACCCTACAAAGTCTCCAACAAGGACGCCGAGCTCAGTGCCTCCGAGGTGGCCAGCAAGAACTCCGGCTACAGGCCCAAGCCCAAAGACTACAACCTGTccgaggaggagaggaagtcCAAGACAAAGATGGAGCA GAGAAAATCTGAAACCAGCATCTTGGTTCCCTCACTAAGCTTCCCAAAAGAAGGCCTGTACCACCCAGTCTACATTATCCCTGAGCAGATGGACCAATGCGTTTTCGCTACTGAG gtTTAA
- the timm50 gene encoding mitochondrial import inner membrane translocase subunit TIM50 isoform X2 yields the protein MIIEPTSPKLLPDPLKEPYYQPPYTLVLELTDVLLHPEWSLATGWRFKKRPGIEYLFQQLAPLYEIVIFTAETGMTAYPLIDSIDPQGFVMYRLFRDATRYMEGHHVKDVSCLNRDTSKVIVVDCKREAFSLQPFNGMALRKWDGNSEDRTLYDLASFLKTIALSGVDDVRSVLENYAHEEDPIDAFKRRQAQLAQEEEQRLAEISKQKKQSLSLGSITSRFWSRSKQQ from the exons ATGATCATAGAGCCCACAAGCCCCAAACTTCTTCCAGACCCCCTGAAGGAACCCTACTACCAACCCCCCtacaccctggtcctggagctgACCGACGTCCTGCTACACCCAGAGTGGTCG CTGGCGACCGGCTGGCGCTTTAAGAAGAGGCCTGGCATCGAGTACCTGTTCCAGCAGCTGGCACCGCTGTACGAGATCGTCATCTTCACCGCAGAGACGGGCATG ACGGCCTACCCCCTAATCGACAGCATCGATCCTCAAGGGTTCGTCATGTACCGCCTCTTCAGGGACGCAACCCGCTACATGGAAGGACATCATGTCAAG gacgTGTCCTGTCTGAACCGCGACACCTCCAAGGTGATCGTGGTGGACTGCAAACGCGAGGCCTTCAGCCTGCAGCCCTTCAACGGGATGGCGCTGCGCAAGTGGGACGGCAACTCGGAGGACCGCACTCTGTACGACCTGGCCTCCTTCCTCAAGA CCATTGCCCTCAGCGGCGTGGATGATGTGCGCTCTGTCCTTGAAAACTATGCCCACGAAGAGGACCCCATCGATGCCTTCAAACGCAGACAAGCACAGCTGGCACAG gaggaggagcagcggcTGGCAGAGATCTCCAAGCAAAAGAAGCAGAGTCTGTCCCTGGGCTCCATCACCAGCCGGTTCTGGTCCCGCTCCAAGCAGCAGTGA